TACTAACGGAATGTGGGCTCATCATCATTAAAAAACAAGGCAGGGAAAGGTTCTGCGAGGCAAAGCTGGATAAGTTGCAGGAAGTATCTTCCTGGGTAGCACAATACAGCAAGGCATGGAATGAAACAATTGATGCAATGGAAAACTTCTTAAAAAATAAAAAACATGGTAAAGAAAAATGAGGATGTACTGATATCCCGAATTGTAGATGCTCCGAGGGAGCAGGTATTCCAGGCATGGACAGATCCGGAAGGCCTGGAACAATGGTTTGCACCGAAAGGATGCACCATTCATTTTAAACAGATCGATATCCGCGAGGGCGGTACGTTTCACTCCTGTATTAAAAATCCTGACTACAAGGATTGCTGGTGTGTGGGTACTTACCTGGAGATCGTTAAACCGGAACGTATTGTTTTCACGATGGTGAATGCAGATGAAAAAGGAAATCCGCTTACTGCCGTGGAAGCAGGTATGGACCCGGAATGGCCAACATCTACCACAGTCACGGTTACCCTGGGTGCAATAGGCAATAAAACCGAATTCACTTTGCATCAGACCGTCAACGAAACTCTCGCTAAACGCACCGGCGCTTATCCAAGCTGGCTGCAGATGTTAGATATCCTCGAAGCATACCTGCGCAAATAATCAATCATACGGCAAACCCCATGTGAATGGTGCTGTTATCATTAACAGGCGCTGGCGGATGCTTTGTGCCTGTTAATGATTATTTTTGAATGCTTGAAAACATTCACCAACACCCTGCGCTATCTTTTCATTTATCTCCTGCTCTGTGTGGGTACCTTCCTGATGCTCAGAGGTATCCTTGCTTACAGCACTTTTAAAAGCGATACGGGTTTCCTTGCTTTCAAACAGGATTACCTGCATATCACGGTGTGGAAAGTGGCCTTTTACACGCATGTATTCTCCAGCATTTTCACTTTGCTGGCCGGCTTTACGCAATTTTCAAATCAACTCTTAAAAGAACACAGGCAGTTACATCGTTTGATAGGCAGATTGTATGCATGGAATATTCTTCTGATCAATTTCCCTGCAGGCATGATCATGGCTATTTATGCAAATGGCTATCTGCCTTCTAAACTGGCATTTATTATACTGGACAGTCTTTGGTTCTGGTTCACACTCAAGGCAGTGATAGAAATAAAAAGAGGGAATATTGCGGCGCACAAACGTTACATGATAAGAAGTTATGCCCTTACCTGCTCAGCTTTAACACTAAGGGCCTGGAAACTGATCTTATCCAATAGTTTCACCATCGATCCCGTAACACTGTACATGATCGATGCCTGGCTGGGATTTGTACCCAACCTGTTATTGGCAGAATGGCTGATCCGGAGGAAGAAAAAAAGGCTAACGCCCGAAATCAAGATTAGATAAGTAGATCATTTCCATAGTACTGAAAATGATAGAAAAGCTTAGCACAAAAGCAACGAAACGCCAGGAACCTGCGGATGGACGTTTTTTAATCAGCAAGGGCCTGTAAAAGCCTTCGGCAACAATGAAAGCACTGCCTGCAGCAATTATCACTGCCCCCAACACAAGTGCTAAACCGGGGGGATCAAAAGATATCGCTAAGCCATACCTGTTTATCAGGATAAAAATAATGCAAAAGAGCAGTACATACGGTACAAAAAGCCACAAAAACTTAGCACGTAATGCTTTGTGGATCTGCAAGGATAAAAAGAAACAAAGAGCAGACATCACTGCTATCGCAAAAAAGATCATTAAGGTTATCAAGACAATTTCCATAGGTTCATTATTCAGATACGAATATATGATTTCCTGAACCTGTACCAAATATTGCATACCCTTTTTCTTCACGCAATAACTTCCCCCCGGATACTTTGCCATATTTCAGCGGCACCCATATTTCTGCTTTGGTATTAGCCGGTATACCCACCTTCAGGTTAAACTTCCCGTTTGTTATTTTCCAGTCGCTGGAAATAGGGCCGTAAGGAGATTCATAACTTCCTTTGGCGAAGGTAAGATCCCCTGCAGGCTGTGGTTTTATGATGATCTTTTTGAAACCGGGGGCTGCTGGGTTAATGCCCAGCAAAGACCTGTAGAACCACTCTCCTATTGAACCGAACATGGGGTGGTTTTTGGAATAGGTATTATCTGAAGCGGCCCAGGTTTCCCACAAAGTGGTAGCGCCGTTTTCCAGCATATGGCCCCAGCCGGGGAAACTGCGCTGATCTGCAATACGATATGCCAGATCATTCTGATCCCTTTCGCGGAACACATCAAACAACATCTTGGTGCCAAAGATCCCGGTGGTTACA
This DNA window, taken from Chitinophaga niabensis, encodes the following:
- a CDS encoding ArsR/SmtB family transcription factor, coding for MEKRRDVFQAIADPTRREIIHLISGESLNLNAIADHFDSARPTISQHIKILTECGLIIIKKQGRERFCEAKLDKLQEVSSWVAQYSKAWNETIDAMENFLKNKKHGKEK
- a CDS encoding SRPBCC family protein — protein: MVKKNEDVLISRIVDAPREQVFQAWTDPEGLEQWFAPKGCTIHFKQIDIREGGTFHSCIKNPDYKDCWCVGTYLEIVKPERIVFTMVNADEKGNPLTAVEAGMDPEWPTSTTVTVTLGAIGNKTEFTLHQTVNETLAKRTGAYPSWLQMLDILEAYLRK
- a CDS encoding DUF2306 domain-containing protein, translating into MKTFTNTLRYLFIYLLLCVGTFLMLRGILAYSTFKSDTGFLAFKQDYLHITVWKVAFYTHVFSSIFTLLAGFTQFSNQLLKEHRQLHRLIGRLYAWNILLINFPAGMIMAIYANGYLPSKLAFIILDSLWFWFTLKAVIEIKRGNIAAHKRYMIRSYALTCSALTLRAWKLILSNSFTIDPVTLYMIDAWLGFVPNLLLAEWLIRRKKKRLTPEIKIR